TTAGTCGCAATtaatcaattcaaaataaaactttatgtttacatactactgtatatgtgtgtgtagtgtgtatatttattatgtatacataaatacacacatgcatatagttcatttgcaaaaacagataacagaTAATCGTGTTTTTTTAACTGCAGTTGTGttgtttcaattaaataattataaacaataaaaacatgattcaagaaaataaataaaaatgaagttatctgtttttgcaaataaatccttcatatttaaacaattatttgtatGTAAACACTTAAATATAGGTATTTTACACATAAATCTAAACATATTGttccttaatatatacatgtatgtgcatttagaaatatacacagtacagacacatatagaatgtaaacataaacttttattttgaatccaTTAGTCGTGACTAATCGTTGTGCAGCCCTAGAGGATATAATGAAGGATTTCACATTCACTGTGAACGTGAGACCTCATGAACAAAGCTCACTTCTCTAGCTTctgtattaaattacatttaatcatgGCCAACACTTTGCCTGGACACTGCTCAGGGAAATCAACTTTGAGCCGGTCAGCTGAGCTGTAGATGTAGATTTCAGAAAACGTAACATAATCATATAGTGAAATATGTGCAGATATTTCTTCTTGTGCATCAGCCAGATTTCATTTGAagggaatgaaaacaaggctgtgatcAAGAGTTTGTACCTTAATGAGTTTCTGAAAATGCATAGCAAATATGAAAAGAAGTGGACAAATAATAAACCATGCTTTGTGAACTTTAGAAACATAAGACAGTGTGACACTGTGTGTGTACTTATCAACGACGaagctgaaaaaataattatattgaagGAATTCacgttttataatatattgtatttttatattttaattgtacataaaccaaatgatattttttattgaaatatgaaTACTTATagttagaaaaacatttttttgttgtaaaatgtgaTGAACATCCAGATTAATAAAGGGGATATAAATACTGCAGATGTTTATTTCATATATGCACTGAAAGAGAGCTTGTTCCTGTTATAATCATTAATGCTTTCAGCAAGCTCTCTTCTTTTGGGTTGATTTgattatatacaataaatatgaaCCTGAGAAGTGTGTTCAGGTGAATGAGTATGATGAGATTTATTATGCTATTTATTTGCAGTCTCTCACTGAATGTTCAGTTACACAGTGATTTATTACCATCTGCTAAACATTGACATTTTGACATTCAGACAAGCAAAGCTTATCTTAATGATTTGCAACTAATCTGGCATTTAATGAGAGTCAGAGCTGATCTGTTCATTCAGCTGAAGCAGTAAGAAcaataatgtaaatgtgaatacatgaatatacactcttaaaacaCACTGTATAGAGAAACTGTCCTTTCCAGCGGTTTCTCTTCACACACAGTGTTATCAGCGAGTGATATTCTAACATATCATGTTCTGTTTAGTTCTTGACACATTGTaatctctgtttgtttgtttgtttgtgtttctcttcCGGCGCCGTCCGTCTCCATGACAACCGCCGCCGCGTCGCACAACACAGAAGTCCAGTCTCGAGACAAAACTCTGCACCGTTCAGGTTAATGTTGTGTCCGTGTGAAGATGTCGAGCAGTCAGGCCGAAGGCGTTATAAGAACCATCATCCGGGAGATCGCGCAGACCTGTTTAAGCAGAGGACAGAGTCTGTCCGAGACGCTCATCGCCTTCATGGTGAGTGACTGAGACTCTGGTAACTTACCTTAATGAAGGAGTCAGCTCCAGCATTTACACGTGTGTCCAGGTCAAAGCGGTCGTTCTGGACCCCAGGAATCAGTTTAACGTGGACAGGACTCTCACAAAGCAAGATGTGCAGAAACTCATAGAGGTAAGTTCGGTTTTCTGATAGACCGAGGCTGTATAAAccgcttagactagtcttaaaacaCTGGACTgctttcacagacagggcttagactcaGCCAGGATTACGCCATAGTTCAGTTAGGACTTTCAAGTATAATTTTAGAAACTTGCctttgaaacagctcagacttacattttagtctgggaccaAGTTTaattaagccttgtctgtgaaactgctTAACTTAACCCTCAAGCATCCTTCGTGTAGCAGCCCTTCATTGGACATTTGTGGACACATTTCGGGAGCTAAGTTCTCAGTTGTGAtcccaatatgttttttttttatgtttcattaatGTCATATCACTatcttctataaaataaaaactatcaatttatgcatttttttttttgtgtgtgtgtgatttttggtgttttttaatttatttacctcTAAAAGTACCATATGTTATGTAAACTATCcctatttttatgttatatttaatatttcttttactccagtatatatatatatatatatatatatagatatatatataaagttcagACAGCCCAAACCTAAAATTCAGGTGACTTTGGTGACATCTGATAGTATAAAAATATCAACATATCAAAGAAATCAATAGCCGCTGTGTGGCTGTAGTACTTGATGGCTGCATATAGACTGAAATAGTGTAACGTACGTAACCTCTTAAGTTTTAGATTTCATCACAAGGTAAAAttgtagaatttaaaaaatatacaacaatGCCAAAACAAACTTACAGACAGATCTGACcatgaggaaaagacaaagttGGAGACAAGAgtatttttcaaatttcaataactcaaaaaaaaaggaaaaatggtaCCAAACAGGTAAGAATAACCAGTAAACCTCACAAGCAGCATGTTCCAGACATTTTCTTCAACAAATCTCGCAGTAGGACTTTGATCTGactttgaagtgtgtgtgtgtgtgtgtgtggacagtgGCTGAttggcacaaaaaacaaaacaaatcaaagaaagcTCAGTCATTGGCTCATTCAGTTCTTTGGTTTTGTATGTGTGAGTGACTGTTTTAATcgacaaaattaaaaatacaaaacctgcTGTGTTATAGGCTCATAAAAAAAGGACACTTGAGGGTTAAAACGTTTCAAAGTCTTGTCAAAGCTCTGtatgtaataaacaaataaaagatgaGTGTGTCTGAAGTAAGTGTGAGGTGTCTTCAGCTGTGTGTGGACAGACTGATGGACCAGACCAGTCCCACTCTGAACACCATTAAGATGCAGGTTTACTTCGACATGAACTACACATCTCGACGTAAGTGTGGAAACAAGCAGATGATCAGGATCTCCTCCAGCGGTCCAGACTGACTgcgctgagtgtgtgtgattgtctgtctgtgtgtcaggTGAGTTTCTGGAGGTTCAGCAGAAGGTCCTGCAGTCCCGTTTGCCGTCGCTGAGCAGAGAGATCACAGACTCTCGAGCCAAGACCAGAGAGGACCTCAAGAGCCTGTACGGCAAAATAGTCAGCTATGTCATCCAGCGCTCCAACCTCGGCTCGGCCACAGACATCAGCACCGTGAGAGAAACCACAGGTATTCACTGACACTCATACAGTAGCTCTGGAGACTCCTGAATATACATATGCAGTACTGTCCAAACACTTGGGGTCAGATttagaaaatacagtatttttataccGCATGGGtggattaaattgattaaaaagtgacatttatgatgtcgcaaaagaaaaataaaatgtatctcaatttccacaacaatatatgagtcagcacaactgttttcaacatcgatgataatcagaaatgtttcttgagcagtaaatcagtatattagaatgatttctgaagatcatgtgacactgaagactggagtaatgatgctgaaaatacagctgtaagAAGAGTCAGAAGTGATAGTTTCTCATGcagaattatttattcataatagtGCGTGTTGATTGGATTGAACGAGCTCTTTCTCATCAATACTCTCCAGTCATGGGAGCCAATCACCACAACGCATGTCATATTTCATGATGTTGCTTCACTTCAATATCTGTATTCAGATATTGCtcagaaaaatgcaaaaacaacccATTTCCACTtgctaataaaatatatgattattgaTCAATGTACGATCTATACATTCCTGTTAATACctcataaaatgtgttttggggTTTCATGAcctttaacatatattcacatagaaaacagctattttaagtcataataatttcacaatattactgtttttactgtatattctttgatcaaagaaatgcaggagagcagaagagacttcttttgaaaacataaaatctGCTGACACTTTTCTTAAAGCCTTTATGCACTATAAAATTAgcatataattcattaaataaccctttataatgcattatacacaaAGGCTATAAGTGTTACACTAAATCTTTACAATgcaacttttgaccagtagtataTATGAccagtacatactgtatatctaCATCTTTATATATCTAATCAGATTAAATGCATAATACTTGCTCAGCTCACTCATAAATTGCCAGGTGAGCAGTGAATACTGTAGTTTGTCTCTGTAACTCTGAACATGCATTTCTGCTGCTTTTGATCTTGTGTGATGATGCTGTGCTCATGGCAGCAGGTGTCAGTACAGGATGACTGCGTGTTGTTTGTTGCAGCGGCGCTGCAGAGCGTCTTTCCTCAGGCTCAGCTGGCGACCTTCATGTCTCTGCTGAAACAAGACAAAGAGCAGCAGCTGAGCGAGCTCGCTCTGATCGTCAGCGGCATACGCCTCTTCAACAAGGACAGCAGGAAAGGAGGAGAGGGCATCCAGAACCGTACGTGAGTCTCCCCGAGTCCACTCATCCTGACCTCATACTGTCAGCGCTCACTTCTCCACGTGTCTCCTGCAGTGCCAGCCGCTCTGAACGAGACGCTGCCGGCCGCGGCCGCAGATATAGAGAGTGAACTGGCGGGATGTGAGCGCTTGGCGTGGCAGTACACGGCCCTGCTGGAGAAGATCTGTGAGCGCAACGAGTGCCCCGTCCACCCCGACCTGCTCAAACAGGCTCTGTACAACACACGCCAGCACGAGGCCTTCCTCAGACTCATACTGGTGGGTTTCACTGTTAGAGAGAGTCTCATCAGGTCTCTgctggcagacagacagacagggcaTTAGATCTTAACCACGCTCCTAGAGAACtcactctctgctctctctctgaaaggggtcatatgatgcaatttcacgTTTGTCTTTGGCGTGTTAcaatccctaaagttgcaaagactacagtctcagacccaaagagatattctttataaaagttaagactcgtccacgtcctcctgaaacgcctcgtttaaacacacccccacatctctatgtcactgtgtgggaagatttgcataacaccacccagatgttcaagcaaagaaagaaggctaacttttgtgtgtttccaaatatggtgaggggcgtaacatttccgtcacatgcttgaagcattcagccaatcacaacgcactggatagctggccaatcacagcacacctcacttttcagaatgatgagctttgtaaaaatcaatgcctttcagaaggcggggcatagaggagcaacaataataaagccactagaaggcaaacCTGCAACCATTAGCCAAAAATGTGTAATGGCTAAAGCTAAAGGAAAGGAGCCCAGAAGCGGTTTTATTTGAATGGATGTCACTGGAGGAGATGCTTCAgtacgctgaataaacagctttttagaggaaacagctcaTCATTTAATGAATGGACAGCCTATCATCTCatcttctcattcattcctatggtatccgtaAACAGCGATGGAGTGTCGCAGAACTCTTACTATAGGGAGATGACCCTATAGTAAGACAGTCTCTGACAATATTTGTACGGTATGTGgaaaagaatgttttttgaaccttaaactgcgcaaacacatttcattatttttagcatcgtcatatgacccctttaagaacgtAAGGCAAGTGAGTGATTTGAATCAAATCAGTCTCCATGATTCACAACTCTTAAGATCAAACTGCACAAGAGACTCTACTCACAGATGTTCTCCATCCACATTTTTCCTACACCCATGGCATTTTGCGTAAATTATTGGAGTAACTTTCGTTTACACTGTAAACAATCAGCAAAGCGTTCGGTCTATGAACGTAATAATaagcactttaaataaaaactggGTACAATGACGTGACATTATTTTACTGACCCTCCAACCATCAGACATACAGAGGAAAAGTGTATTACTTTCAACATACCATAAATAACCCCTAAACTCGATGCTATCTGCAGCAATATCACTAATGTGATAAATATCATTATAGTAATATGTCTATATTATGTAACAATTGCATTTTACTACATCACCGTGAAAACAAATCTGGAAACAGACGAGAGAAAAATTTAAGATTCTAAGCGAAAGATGTGTGATTTGCAAATTTAATCAGGACAGCAGACCACAAATCCGCAGTAGTctatatgttgtcttttttttgtaaagttacaGTGCAGTAGGCTTGTTAGGAAAAAGGAGGATAGATACTAATACTGTAGGATGCAATGCTCTAAAAAGCATCAAAATGTGCGTTATGCAGAAACATTATAGTGTAAAATAGTCCATTTGTGATTGAACTGAATTTAAACAcaagtatattcatattcaacatTTCTCTCAACTTGGCTGATTGTTACAGAAATATTTGGGCTGTACTAACAGTATACTTACCTAAGGAAGTACTGCATGATAGGAGCTAACTGCACGGGTTAAGTTCGGGGTTAGGATCTAGTTATTACcttattgtaattaatataagtacatagtatgaACATGCGGGACAggtctgtaaaataaagtgctaccaacaTTTCAGTTTGTTATTAGAATCAGAATGTAAAACCTTTGCTTCAGTACTGCGATGCAGAAGCACTTGAACAGCTGTTATATCTGATGATAGCTGGTTAACATGGTTTCGAGCTGGTGGAAACGTGTTTAGATGCGTAATCATGGTGGTTAGGGCTGGTTAAAGCAGCTAGGTTTCATAAACCAGATTGTGAAAATGTGATTGTGATTGCGTCATGCTCTAACCCCTCTGGCCTGCTTGTCTCCAGGGTTTCCAGCACTTTTTCATGTTGGAGATGGTGCAAATGATGGGGACATGACGCTGATGATGTATGATGAATATATGACAGTATACTGATGTGATTTGGTGTTCATGTTTCATCAGGCGGACATCATCCAGAGCGCAAAGGAAGTGACGCGGTTACAGTCTGATCTAAAGACTCGAATGACGCTCCTGAAGGACACCGTGCACACCAAGACCACAGTGCCCACATCACAAGTGTTTGTGAGTGATTTCTGTAATGCTGTTGTCCATCTGACGGTGCTGAATGTTTATTGATAGTTCaccattttaatgaatttatat
The sequence above is drawn from the Cyprinus carpio isolate SPL01 chromosome B20, ASM1834038v1, whole genome shotgun sequence genome and encodes:
- the cfap206 gene encoding cilia- and flagella-associated protein 206, coding for MSSSQAEGVIRTIIREIAQTCLSRGQSLSETLIAFMVKAVVLDPRNQFNVDRTLTKQDVQKLIELCVDRLMDQTSPTLNTIKMQVYFDMNYTSRREFLEVQQKVLQSRLPSLSREITDSRAKTREDLKSLYGKIVSYVIQRSNLGSATDISTVRETTAALQSVFPQAQLATFMSLLKQDKEQQLSELALIVSGIRLFNKDSRKGGEGIQNLPAALNETLPAAAADIESELAGCERLAWQYTALLEKICERNECPVHPDLLKQALYNTRQHEAFLRLILADIIQSAKEVTRLQSDLKTRMTLLKDTVHTKTTVPTSQVFPHFTALASLWTGLEGQMLLLSMLTNVASGLRAFLSAQSLLSPDQVELLLHGLQVQTDADRCSVTAGATETPSEMSSCEWCFPESTAHFEDVPLQYKGFCGFTLVKNNGLLLPGNPKIGVLKHKEKYYAFSSRSAAYEFASKADEFIAAAVEMAKRQPELIQLLQLHQEFASVTPYSEMQSGEKLLVKTISKSDASMQTETHPLETNIVKSYEWNEWELRRRAIKLANLRNKVTRSMQTHASHMRRHNSTQTFLPKDAVSQTKRDGESNVPKAQVYLSGLRGGTNMMKLDLTRAVDE